One part of the Thiothrix nivea DSM 5205 genome encodes these proteins:
- a CDS encoding PHA/PHB synthase family protein translates to MGSPIKTTTEPQRFQPLQLQANLTKAFMLWQLFNARMAQASAKTRPASSAGDMAFPNALKNWFINLAYHPARIIQHNQELLQKQFSLWQRLNMRLLGFPGISLSDDESNKDRRFKDPAWKEGPLSEAVMQTYLNFAGYWKALAELDTRLPEQESKKAQFFLNNLLDALAPNNFPHTNPQVWQAIRDTNGDNLVKGMENLLNDFQDGELRIRMTDMQAFELGRDIATTPGQVVFRNELMELIQYTPTTGTVRKTPLLIVPPWINKYYILDLREQNSFVKWAVEQGHTVFMISWINPGSEQRDLTFDEYVEKGTLTAMDMIEQATGEREVNMVGYCLGGTLSGITLAWLAAKGDGRVKSATFFTTLLDFSEPGEIGVFLDDAQVTSIEERMDKNGGYLEGKNMGAAFNMLRANDLIWSFFVNLYLLGKDPIPFDLLYWNSDSTRMPAAMHSFYLRNMYLNNRLREPGGITVNGAAIDLSKVTTPVYFVSTQDDHIAPWKTTYKGAQLFSGPVRFVLGQSGHIAGIVNPAAKDKYGHWTNGTLATDPDQWLKSATPSKQSWWHDWDKWVSAYAGEQTEAREPGAGKLPAMCPAPGTYVKVKAG, encoded by the coding sequence ATGGGAAGCCCCATCAAAACGACGACTGAACCTCAGCGTTTTCAACCGCTGCAATTACAGGCCAATCTGACCAAAGCATTCATGCTGTGGCAACTATTCAATGCCCGCATGGCGCAGGCATCCGCCAAGACCCGACCGGCAAGCTCTGCCGGTGATATGGCGTTTCCTAATGCATTAAAGAACTGGTTTATCAATCTGGCTTATCATCCCGCGCGCATCATTCAACACAATCAGGAATTACTGCAAAAACAGTTCTCCCTATGGCAACGCCTGAACATGCGCCTGCTGGGCTTCCCCGGCATTTCCCTCAGTGATGATGAAAGCAACAAGGATCGCCGTTTCAAAGACCCTGCATGGAAAGAAGGCCCTCTCAGCGAAGCGGTGATGCAAACCTACCTGAATTTTGCCGGTTACTGGAAAGCATTGGCAGAACTGGATACCCGCCTGCCTGAGCAGGAAAGCAAAAAAGCGCAGTTCTTCCTCAATAACCTGCTGGATGCGCTGGCTCCCAACAATTTCCCCCACACCAACCCGCAGGTCTGGCAGGCTATTCGCGATACCAACGGCGACAATCTGGTCAAAGGCATGGAAAACCTGCTGAATGACTTTCAGGACGGTGAATTACGCATCCGCATGACTGACATGCAGGCGTTTGAGCTGGGCCGCGACATTGCCACCACGCCAGGGCAGGTTGTGTTCCGCAACGAACTGATGGAACTGATCCAGTACACGCCAACGACAGGCACGGTACGGAAAACACCTCTGCTGATCGTACCGCCGTGGATCAACAAGTATTACATCCTTGACCTGCGCGAGCAGAATTCCTTCGTCAAATGGGCCGTGGAACAGGGTCACACCGTATTCATGATCTCCTGGATTAACCCTGGCTCCGAGCAACGTGACCTGACCTTCGACGAATACGTTGAAAAAGGCACGCTGACAGCCATGGACATGATTGAACAGGCAACCGGCGAGCGTGAAGTCAACATGGTCGGCTACTGTCTGGGCGGCACACTGTCAGGCATCACCCTGGCTTGGCTGGCGGCGAAAGGTGATGGGCGCGTGAAAAGTGCCACCTTCTTCACCACCCTGCTGGACTTCTCCGAACCGGGTGAAATCGGCGTATTCCTGGATGACGCTCAGGTGACATCCATCGAAGAACGCATGGACAAAAACGGCGGTTATCTGGAAGGCAAGAACATGGGTGCTGCATTCAACATGCTGCGCGCCAATGACCTGATCTGGTCATTCTTTGTCAACCTCTACCTGCTCGGCAAAGACCCGATCCCATTCGACCTGCTGTACTGGAACTCGGACAGCACCCGGATGCCAGCGGCCATGCACAGCTTCTACCTGCGCAATATGTACCTGAACAACCGCCTGAGGGAACCCGGCGGCATCACGGTTAACGGCGCAGCCATCGACCTGAGCAAGGTCACAACGCCGGTCTATTTCGTTTCCACCCAGGATGACCACATTGCGCCGTGGAAAACCACCTACAAGGGTGCGCAATTATTCTCCGGCCCGGTACGCTTCGTGCTTGGCCAGTCCGGCCATATCGCCGGGATTGTGAACCCTGCCGCGAAAGACAAGTATGGTCACTGGACTAATGGCACGCTGGCTACTGACCCTGATCAATGGCTCAAGAGTGCAACACCCAGCAAGCAATCCTGGTGGCACGACTGGGATAAGTGGGTTTCCGCTTATGCTGGCGAACAAACTGAAGCGCGTGAACCCGGCGCAGGTAAACTGCCAGCTATGTGCCCGGCTCCCGGCACTTATGTGAAAGTCAAAGCAGGCTGA
- a CDS encoding PGPGW domain-containing protein — translation MEAFFVWLGVISAVTFVFSLLMLPWLVGRIPADYFTRPRDPHKWHVMLEPHTIMRNLLGLPVVIAGIAMLVLPGQGILTIMVGLGIMNFPGKFEIEKWVITRRGVLKALNWIRRKERHPLIEVP, via the coding sequence TTGGAAGCGTTTTTCGTCTGGCTGGGCGTAATTTCCGCCGTTACTTTTGTGTTTTCCTTGCTGATGCTGCCGTGGCTTGTGGGCAGGATTCCGGCTGATTATTTCACCCGCCCGCGTGATCCGCACAAGTGGCATGTCATGTTGGAACCGCACACTATCATGCGCAATTTGCTGGGCTTGCCGGTAGTGATTGCGGGTATCGCCATGCTGGTATTACCGGGGCAAGGCATCCTCACCATTATGGTCGGGTTAGGCATCATGAATTTCCCCGGCAAGTTTGAAATCGAGAAATGGGTCATCACCCGTCGGGGTGTGCTCAAGGCATTGAACTGGATACGCAGAAAAGAGCGCCACCCCCTGATTGAAGTACCTTAG
- a CDS encoding ammonium transporter encodes MEQLVPALDTLFVLIGAVMVLAMHAGFAFLEVGTVRHKNQVNALVKIITDFAVSTIAYFFIGYMVAYQTGFFNSASVLAEKNGYDLVKFFFLLTFAAAIPAIISGGIAERAKFYPQLLATFIIVAFIYPFYEGMIWNNLYGVQAWIEATFGAKFHDFAGSVVVHAMGGWIALGAVILLGHRHGRYNKHGQPMSAHPPSSIPFLALGAWVLAVGWFGFNVMSAQSIQGISGLVAINSLMAMVGGILAALFAGKNDPGFIHNGPLAGLVAVCAGSDLMHPLGALFVGAVAGALFVWAFTLTQNKLKVDDVLGVWPLHGLCGAWGGIAAGIFGLESLGGMGGVSFGAQLVGTLIGVGIATASGFLVYGILKAAMGGLRLTQEEEYNGADLTIHKIKANPDT; translated from the coding sequence ATGGAGCAACTTGTACCCGCTTTGGATACCCTGTTTGTCCTGATCGGAGCCGTCATGGTGCTGGCCATGCACGCAGGCTTCGCATTTCTGGAAGTCGGCACGGTGCGCCACAAAAACCAGGTCAACGCCCTGGTCAAGATCATCACCGACTTTGCCGTCTCAACCATCGCTTATTTCTTCATTGGCTACATGGTCGCCTACCAAACCGGTTTTTTTAACAGTGCCAGCGTACTAGCGGAGAAAAACGGCTACGATCTGGTCAAGTTCTTCTTCCTGCTGACCTTCGCAGCGGCAATTCCGGCCATCATTTCCGGCGGGATTGCGGAGCGCGCGAAATTCTACCCGCAACTGCTGGCCACCTTCATCATCGTGGCTTTCATCTACCCATTCTACGAAGGCATGATCTGGAACAACCTGTACGGCGTACAAGCATGGATCGAAGCCACATTCGGCGCGAAATTCCATGACTTCGCCGGTTCCGTAGTCGTACACGCCATGGGTGGCTGGATTGCGCTGGGCGCTGTGATCCTGTTGGGTCATCGTCATGGCCGTTACAACAAGCATGGCCAGCCGATGTCAGCGCATCCGCCTTCCAGCATCCCGTTCCTGGCACTGGGCGCTTGGGTGCTGGCCGTAGGCTGGTTCGGGTTTAACGTGATGTCGGCGCAAAGCATTCAGGGTATCAGCGGTCTGGTTGCCATTAACTCGCTAATGGCGATGGTAGGCGGTATTCTGGCAGCCCTGTTCGCGGGCAAAAATGACCCTGGCTTCATCCACAACGGCCCGCTGGCCGGGCTGGTGGCTGTGTGCGCTGGCTCTGACCTGATGCATCCGCTGGGTGCGCTGTTCGTCGGCGCAGTCGCTGGCGCGTTGTTCGTGTGGGCTTTCACCCTGACCCAAAACAAACTGAAAGTGGACGATGTGCTGGGCGTCTGGCCATTGCATGGCCTGTGTGGCGCATGGGGTGGCATCGCTGCCGGTATCTTCGGCCTGGAATCCCTGGGCGGCATGGGTGGCGTCAGCTTCGGTGCACAGTTGGTTGGCACGTTGATTGGGGTTGGTATCGCTACTGCCAGCGGTTTCCTCGTTTACGGCATCCTTAAGGCGGCCATGGGTGGGCTGCGCCTGACCCAAGAAGAGGAATACAACGGTGCTGACCTGACCATCCACAAGATCAAGGCCAATCCGGATACGTAA
- a CDS encoding DUF302 domain-containing protein has product MNLIRNLLAIIGLIAIIGGAFAYTKFAPMMSQMGDMDIGAEKAALDQLDPKAKDVYMDMWKKLKETGNSADATVVVYPLADGVSPEDAEEAMKFVANEHNIKAVGELPLSEQVKLETGQDQRFLKIFQFCNPQTAMKMVEFSDAFSAYLPCRIAMIQDKEGKYKLIALNMDMMIYGGKTLPPDLHAEATKVQEIITDIMKRGAAGEF; this is encoded by the coding sequence ATGAACCTGATCCGCAACCTGCTTGCCATCATTGGCCTAATTGCCATTATCGGTGGCGCTTTCGCCTACACCAAGTTTGCCCCCATGATGAGCCAGATGGGCGACATGGACATCGGCGCTGAAAAGGCCGCGCTCGACCAGCTCGACCCCAAAGCCAAGGATGTCTACATGGATATGTGGAAAAAGCTGAAGGAAACCGGCAATTCCGCTGATGCCACCGTGGTGGTCTACCCACTGGCGGACGGCGTTTCCCCGGAAGACGCCGAGGAAGCCATGAAATTCGTCGCTAATGAGCACAACATCAAAGCGGTGGGCGAGCTGCCGCTGTCTGAGCAAGTCAAGCTGGAAACCGGGCAAGACCAGCGTTTCCTGAAAATCTTCCAGTTCTGTAACCCGCAGACCGCGATGAAAATGGTGGAGTTCAGTGACGCATTCTCCGCCTATCTGCCTTGCCGTATCGCCATGATCCAGGACAAGGAAGGCAAGTACAAGCTGATCGCCCTGAATATGGACATGATGATCTACGGTGGCAAGACCCTGCCACCTGACCTGCACGCCGAAGCCACCAAAGTGCAGGAAATCATCACCGACATCATGAAGCGTGGCGCAGCTGGCGAATTCTAA
- a CDS encoding SCP2 sterol-binding domain-containing protein — MPQLFSADWMNELKDLWNADPDVKDKLAAINFNSVITCGIKGEDKPLGVFVVENGECVRAGDYAGETPDWDMRAARKDWMKWTQEPLGMVGLGTAYTFGKLKFLSGDYGAMIKNPAMAGPFIKSFALMAKIDTQ, encoded by the coding sequence ATGCCACAACTTTTTTCCGCTGACTGGATGAACGAACTCAAGGATCTGTGGAACGCTGACCCGGATGTCAAGGACAAGCTGGCCGCCATCAACTTCAATTCCGTCATCACTTGCGGCATCAAGGGTGAAGACAAGCCACTGGGCGTATTTGTCGTGGAAAACGGCGAATGTGTACGCGCAGGCGACTACGCTGGCGAAACACCTGACTGGGACATGCGCGCAGCCCGCAAGGACTGGATGAAATGGACCCAAGAACCACTGGGCATGGTCGGCCTCGGCACTGCCTATACGTTTGGCAAACTGAAATTCTTGTCCGGTGACTACGGTGCCATGATCAAGAACCCGGCCATGGCAGGCCCCTTCATCAAATCATTCGCTTTGATGGCCAAAATTGACACCCAATAA
- a CDS encoding efflux RND transporter periplasmic adaptor subunit has protein sequence MLRKLSFVGVASSLVAALLSSPCVSGGDAATATLQVTLRPLGEILQSSERSVAASLIGLNDSTLSAEISAKVTRLQADTGDAVKAGQVLAELDCRDYNYALKQAEAGGQAAGARYNLANTQFQRNQKLRKSGVVPMETLDKIAADYDAAKADLAVANALVETAQLAVSRCQLKAPFAGQITQRHLQLGQQAAPGTPAFQLLQGDALEVSANLSVSEVQDQAQGSQLRFVADGVSIPLQVRAVVGQIAGNTRTQEVRYTPQDTHELPVGRAGRVVWQGKLPVLPASWIVRREGGLGVMLEENGVAKFHPLPDAKEGQPVLTDLPPETRLIDQNRLRVRDGEPVEVVAK, from the coding sequence ATGCTGCGAAAACTGTCATTTGTTGGCGTTGCTTCCTCCCTCGTGGCCGCGCTGCTTTCCTCACCGTGCGTGTCGGGGGGCGATGCTGCCACCGCCACACTCCAAGTCACCCTGCGTCCACTCGGGGAAATTCTCCAATCCTCTGAGCGTAGTGTAGCAGCAAGCCTGATCGGTTTGAACGATAGTACGCTAAGTGCGGAAATTTCCGCGAAAGTGACCCGGTTGCAGGCCGATACCGGTGATGCTGTCAAGGCTGGCCAGGTGCTGGCGGAGCTCGACTGCCGCGACTACAACTACGCCCTCAAGCAGGCGGAGGCAGGGGGGCAGGCAGCTGGCGCCCGCTACAATCTTGCCAATACCCAGTTTCAGCGCAACCAGAAGCTGCGCAAGAGCGGTGTAGTCCCGATGGAAACACTCGACAAGATTGCAGCCGATTACGACGCAGCCAAAGCCGATTTGGCGGTTGCCAATGCGCTGGTGGAAACGGCGCAACTGGCGGTTTCCCGTTGCCAGCTCAAGGCTCCGTTTGCCGGACAGATTACCCAGCGTCATTTGCAGCTTGGGCAACAGGCAGCGCCTGGCACGCCAGCCTTCCAGTTGTTGCAGGGCGACGCCTTGGAAGTCAGCGCCAACCTGTCGGTCAGTGAAGTTCAGGATCAGGCGCAAGGCTCGCAACTGCGTTTCGTGGCCGATGGCGTTTCCATCCCGCTACAAGTCCGCGCCGTGGTTGGGCAGATTGCGGGCAATACCCGCACTCAGGAAGTCCGCTACACCCCGCAGGACACGCATGAATTGCCGGTAGGGCGTGCGGGCCGCGTGGTTTGGCAGGGAAAATTGCCGGTGCTGCCCGCCAGTTGGATCGTGCGCCGCGAAGGTGGCCTCGGCGTGATGCTGGAGGAAAACGGGGTGGCGAAGTTCCATCCGTTGCCCGACGCCAAGGAAGGCCAACCAGTGTTGACCGACCTGCCACCGGAAACCCGGCTGATCGACCAGAACCGGTTGCGGGTGCGGGATGGCGAGCCTGTCGAAGTGGTGGCAAAGTGA
- a CDS encoding efflux RND transporter permease subunit → MSLYARLLQNHVLANLTFVLVLVIGFLSYNLMPRQQDPTINFNWISIITALPGASAEDVEKRVTDPLEDAIRSIQDMKFVSSNSRANVSSLLVRFEDIDERTFDKRVADLRREIQNAEDLLPAEALDSVIIEITTANAFPAAMIAVQSIADDENLRVQAKNVEKALEQLKGVDRVDAVALDDPELQVRFDPAVLEALALSPGQLSDTVHAWFRDLSAGSVDVDQQSWLVRLTGKTSDPQALGELPVPGLQGEVPLSRVASIERARKEATQKVRLDGEPTVLFAVMKQDNTNILDLLGTLKNYIDERNQQVGATGVKLALVDDQTIPTREAIRIMESNAAIGLLMVLFVAWLFLGTRISLLTAIGIPFILAATFWLLSAMGETLNVTVLLGIVIVLGMLVDDAVVVVESIYYRLQKGMDALTAALETMREVALPVTTAVLTTIAAFLPLMLLPGILGAFMKVIPMVVTLALAISLIEAFWMLPAHVAVAGIRFDKPSRIQQIRSRATHWIQIKYSKLLVKVLRYPRTALSGIVLMFFLAIGIVTAGLIPMNFFAADSLRLFYVNVEMPSSTSLDQTMQKTLEVERQVKKHLQPDDARSVVAYSGMMFTETEPLYGSRYGQLVVSLKPLSEGSREVKSIIEDMRADVVGVPGASNIAFLELAGGPPAAKPISVKVRGDDYAEIQGAATALKQILGSNPGISDITDDASPGQMEMTLRLRHDNIRRAGVSVEEVSRTLRLLVDGEVVADMQDQGEKLEVRVKRQDGDLRSVDQMLDFRLPAPDGGSIPLRELVEEQKAVSLGNIRHYNFRRAITLEADLVKRPEEPFYECRLQPAFSGEAPDYTQCALDTVQANQLLLEGWEPYKAQFPNIDLDFTGQLDDLQESLDSIGVLFLFGVGLMYLILGTQFRSYWQPLMILFTVPMAFTGVVFGLLVTQNPLSLYTLYGVVALAGIAVNAAIVLISAANDRREQGMSILHATVYAARRRVIPILITSLTTIAGLFSLATGLGGKSLIWGPVATAIVWGVGFSTVLTLFAIPVLYRISSRQRSEP, encoded by the coding sequence GTGAGTTTGTATGCCCGCCTGCTGCAAAATCACGTCCTTGCCAACCTCACCTTCGTGCTGGTGCTGGTGATTGGCTTCCTGTCCTACAACCTGATGCCGCGCCAGCAAGACCCGACTATCAACTTCAACTGGATTTCCATCATCACCGCCCTGCCGGGGGCGAGCGCGGAGGATGTGGAAAAGCGCGTCACCGACCCGCTGGAAGACGCCATCCGCAGCATACAGGACATGAAATTTGTCTCCAGCAACAGCCGCGCCAACGTCTCCAGCCTGCTGGTGCGCTTCGAGGACATCGACGAGCGCACCTTCGACAAGCGCGTCGCCGACCTGCGCCGTGAAATCCAGAATGCGGAAGACCTGCTGCCTGCCGAGGCGCTGGATTCCGTCATTATCGAAATCACCACTGCCAACGCCTTCCCCGCCGCTATGATCGCGGTGCAAAGCATTGCCGATGACGAAAACCTGCGCGTACAGGCCAAAAACGTCGAAAAAGCTCTCGAACAGCTTAAGGGTGTGGATCGCGTCGATGCAGTAGCGCTGGACGACCCGGAATTGCAGGTGCGTTTCGACCCCGCCGTGCTCGAAGCCCTAGCCCTGTCGCCGGGGCAGTTGTCGGATACGGTGCACGCCTGGTTCCGCGACCTTTCCGCCGGTAGCGTGGACGTGGATCAGCAAAGCTGGCTGGTGCGCCTGACCGGCAAGACCAGCGACCCGCAGGCGTTGGGGGAATTGCCCGTACCCGGCTTGCAGGGCGAAGTGCCGCTCTCCCGCGTCGCCAGCATCGAACGCGCCCGTAAGGAAGCCACCCAGAAAGTGCGCCTCGACGGTGAGCCAACCGTGCTGTTCGCTGTCATGAAACAGGATAACACCAACATCCTCGACCTGCTGGGCACGCTCAAAAACTACATCGACGAGCGTAACCAGCAAGTCGGTGCGACCGGCGTGAAACTGGCGCTGGTGGACGACCAGACCATACCCACCCGTGAAGCCATCCGCATCATGGAAAGCAACGCAGCCATCGGCCTGCTGATGGTGCTGTTCGTCGCCTGGTTATTCCTCGGCACGCGCATTTCGCTGCTGACCGCCATCGGCATCCCTTTCATCCTCGCCGCCACCTTCTGGCTGCTCTCCGCGATGGGCGAAACCCTCAACGTCACCGTGCTGCTCGGCATCGTCATCGTGCTGGGGATGCTGGTGGATGACGCCGTGGTGGTGGTCGAATCCATCTACTACCGCCTGCAAAAGGGCATGGACGCGCTCACCGCCGCGCTGGAAACCATGCGCGAAGTCGCCCTGCCGGTAACAACGGCGGTGCTGACCACCATCGCCGCCTTCCTGCCGCTGATGCTGCTGCCGGGTATCCTCGGCGCGTTCATGAAAGTCATCCCGATGGTGGTGACGCTGGCGCTGGCGATCAGCCTGATCGAGGCGTTCTGGATGTTGCCCGCGCATGTGGCGGTTGCGGGCATCCGTTTCGACAAGCCTTCCCGCATCCAGCAAATCCGCAGCCGCGCTACCCACTGGATACAGATCAAATACTCGAAGCTGCTGGTCAAGGTGTTACGCTACCCGCGCACGGCGCTCAGCGGCATCGTCCTGATGTTTTTCCTCGCCATCGGTATCGTCACGGCGGGGCTGATCCCGATGAACTTCTTCGCCGCCGACAGCCTGCGCCTGTTCTACGTGAATGTGGAAATGCCCAGTTCCACCTCGCTTGACCAGACCATGCAAAAAACGCTGGAAGTCGAACGGCAGGTGAAAAAGCACTTGCAGCCGGATGACGCGCGTTCGGTGGTGGCCTATTCCGGCATGATGTTCACTGAAACCGAACCGCTGTATGGCTCGCGCTACGGGCAACTGGTGGTAAGCCTGAAACCGCTGTCGGAAGGTTCCCGCGAGGTCAAGTCCATCATCGAGGACATGCGCGCCGATGTGGTCGGTGTGCCGGGGGCGAGCAATATCGCGTTCCTGGAACTGGCAGGTGGGCCGCCAGCTGCCAAGCCCATCAGTGTGAAAGTGCGCGGCGACGATTACGCCGAAATTCAGGGTGCGGCTACTGCGTTGAAACAGATTCTTGGTTCCAATCCCGGCATCAGTGACATCACCGATGACGCCAGCCCCGGCCAGATGGAAATGACCCTGCGGCTGCGCCACGACAACATCCGCCGTGCCGGGGTGTCGGTAGAGGAAGTTTCCCGCACCCTGCGCCTGCTGGTGGATGGCGAAGTGGTCGCCGACATGCAGGATCAGGGCGAAAAGCTGGAAGTGCGCGTCAAGCGCCAGGACGGCGACCTGCGCAGCGTTGACCAGATGCTGGATTTCCGCCTGCCCGCACCGGATGGCGGCAGCATTCCGTTACGCGAACTGGTGGAGGAACAGAAAGCCGTATCGCTGGGTAACATCCGCCATTACAACTTCCGCCGCGCCATCACGCTGGAAGCTGATCTGGTCAAGCGTCCGGAGGAGCCGTTCTACGAATGCCGTTTGCAACCGGCGTTCAGCGGAGAAGCGCCAGATTACACGCAATGTGCGTTGGATACGGTGCAGGCCAACCAGCTGCTACTGGAAGGCTGGGAGCCATACAAGGCGCAATTTCCCAACATTGACCTCGATTTCACCGGGCAGCTGGATGATTTGCAGGAAAGCCTGGATTCGATCGGGGTGTTGTTCCTGTTTGGCGTTGGGCTGATGTATTTGATTCTGGGTACACAGTTCCGCAGTTACTGGCAGCCGTTGATGATCCTGTTCACCGTGCCGATGGCGTTTACCGGCGTGGTGTTTGGTTTGTTGGTGACGCAGAATCCGTTGAGCCTGTACACGCTTTACGGGGTGGTGGCGCTGGCGGGGATTGCGGTGAATGCGGCCATTGTGCTGATTTCTGCTGCCAACGACCGGCGGGAACAGGGGATGAGCATTTTGCACGCTACTGTGTATGCGGCGCGGCGGCGGGTGATTCCAATTCTGATCACCTCCCTGACTACGATTGCAGGCTTGTTCTCACTGGCAACCGGGTTGGGGGGCAAGTCGCTGATCTGGGGGCCGGTGGCGACGGCAATTGTGTGGGGGGTAGGGTTCTCGACCGTGCTGACGCTGTTTGCGATTCCGGTGCTGTACCGGATTTCCAGCCGCCAGCGCTCTGAGCCGTGA
- the tpx gene encoding thiol peroxidase codes for MATITLQGNPIETIGNLPAVGSDAPAFTLTKTDLSDVTMADFAGKTVVLNIYPSVDTGVCAASTRKFNEIASSNPDVTVLCVSADLPFAHGRFCGAEGLENVVSLSTFRSTDFGDNYGATIATGPLAGLMSRAVVIVKDGKVAYTEQVPEIVQEPNYDAALAAL; via the coding sequence ATGGCGACCATTACCCTGCAAGGCAACCCTATCGAAACCATCGGCAACCTCCCGGCTGTCGGCAGCGATGCACCTGCCTTCACCCTGACCAAGACCGACCTGTCTGATGTGACAATGGCGGATTTCGCGGGCAAAACCGTGGTTCTGAACATCTACCCCAGCGTTGACACTGGCGTTTGCGCTGCTTCCACCCGCAAGTTCAACGAAATTGCCAGCAGCAACCCCGACGTTACCGTGCTGTGCGTTTCTGCCGACCTGCCATTCGCCCACGGCCGTTTTTGTGGCGCTGAAGGTCTGGAAAATGTGGTGTCCCTGTCCACTTTCCGCAGCACCGATTTCGGCGACAACTATGGCGCCACCATCGCCACCGGCCCACTGGCTGGCCTGATGTCACGCGCCGTCGTCATCGTCAAGGATGGCAAGGTCGCCTATACCGAGCAGGTTCCTGAAATCGTACAGGAACCCAACTACGATGCAGCATTAGCAGCCCTCTGA
- a CDS encoding FKBP-type peptidyl-prolyl cis-trans isomerase: MQIAQDTVVTMTYTLTNDQGEVLDQADAAQPFAYLHGANGIIAGLEKHLTGKQADDSMKVTIPPAEAYGEYDERMTQKVPRSMFQGIPEEQIFAGAEFHAQTAAGNQVIRISAVDADSVTIDANHPLAGVALTFDLTILDVRTATAEEIDHGHVHGAHGHHH, translated from the coding sequence ATGCAAATCGCACAAGACACCGTGGTCACCATGACCTATACCCTCACCAACGACCAGGGTGAAGTTCTGGATCAGGCCGACGCCGCCCAACCATTCGCTTACTTGCACGGTGCCAACGGCATTATTGCCGGGCTGGAAAAACACCTCACCGGCAAACAGGCCGACGACAGCATGAAAGTCACCATCCCGCCTGCGGAAGCCTACGGCGAATACGACGAACGCATGACCCAAAAAGTGCCACGCAGCATGTTCCAGGGCATTCCCGAGGAACAGATTTTCGCCGGAGCAGAATTCCATGCACAAACTGCGGCGGGTAATCAGGTGATCCGCATTTCCGCCGTCGACGCCGACAGCGTTACCATTGACGCCAACCACCCGCTGGCTGGCGTGGCGCTCACTTTCGACCTCACCATACTGGATGTACGCACCGCAACAGCGGAAGAAATCGACCACGGCCACGTCCACGGCGCACACGGCCACCACCATTGA
- the lpxL gene encoding LpxL/LpxP family Kdo(2)-lipid IV(A) lauroyl/palmitoleoyl acyltransferase produces the protein MTKISGKQFLHPRYWPTWFGLGLLWLLVQLPWRAQMWLGKQLGLLMFYLLPKRRQICCINLELAFPELSLQERFHLNREHFISLGRGLLETALSWWGSDESLARQTRIEGMEHLQTAMQQGGVVLLSAHFTSLELGGRLLAQHIPLHVIYRPHQNPLIEWRVARLRSKRYGKAIPRDNIRDMIRSLQQGHVVWYAQDQNFGHKNSVFAPFFGVEAATNTATSRLCKLGKAQVVPFFTVRTATGYLLRFLPVLENFPTAAILDDTTRINHIIGQQVREFPAQYLWTHRRYKDDPAGGNRYTLYPKENPCKSHKTPWSP, from the coding sequence ATGACAAAAATTTCCGGCAAACAATTCCTGCACCCCCGCTACTGGCCAACCTGGTTCGGGCTGGGTTTGCTCTGGCTGCTGGTGCAACTACCATGGCGCGCGCAAATGTGGCTGGGCAAGCAACTCGGCCTGCTGATGTTCTACCTGCTGCCCAAACGCCGCCAGATTTGCTGCATCAATCTGGAACTGGCCTTCCCCGAACTTTCACTACAGGAACGCTTCCACCTCAACCGCGAACACTTCATTTCCCTCGGGCGCGGCCTGCTGGAAACCGCCCTGAGCTGGTGGGGAAGCGATGAAAGCCTTGCCCGCCAGACCCGCATCGAAGGCATGGAACACTTGCAAACCGCCATGCAACAAGGCGGCGTGGTGCTGCTCAGTGCCCATTTCACCAGCCTGGAACTGGGCGGACGCCTGCTGGCGCAACACATTCCGCTGCACGTCATCTACCGCCCGCACCAAAACCCGCTGATCGAATGGCGCGTCGCCCGTCTGCGTTCCAAACGCTACGGCAAGGCCATTCCGCGTGACAACATCCGCGACATGATCCGCAGCCTGCAACAGGGGCATGTGGTCTGGTATGCGCAAGACCAGAATTTCGGCCACAAGAACAGCGTATTCGCCCCGTTTTTCGGCGTGGAAGCCGCCACCAACACCGCCACCAGCCGCCTGTGCAAGCTGGGCAAGGCGCAAGTCGTGCCGTTCTTCACGGTGCGCACCGCTACCGGTTATCTGCTGCGCTTCCTGCCAGTACTTGAAAATTTCCCCACAGCAGCCATACTGGACGACACAACAAGGATAAACCACATCATCGGGCAACAGGTGCGCGAGTTCCCCGCCCAATATTTGTGGACACACCGCCGCTACAAGGACGACCCCGCCGGTGGCAACCGATACACACTCTACCCCAAGGAAAACCCATGCAAATCGCACAAGACACCGTGGTCACCATGA